In Gemmata obscuriglobus, a single genomic region encodes these proteins:
- a CDS encoding DUF1559 domain-containing protein, with protein sequence MTTLCRRAFSLVELLVVIAILATLVALALSAVQRVRGAAAKTQCANRLRQIGLAHHHYHGAHGALPPGVTVGGPGEQFKYMTWQTRLLPFLEQEPVWKSAVEAFRLRPDDFRASPPHLIGVHMPAFVCPSDPLAQQPRTLSGTTFAYTSYLGVSGTRQTRHDGTLYADSKTRFADITDGTSQTVMVGERPPSTDGISGWWYAGQGQNEDGSADSVLSTGERASSFFFSGCSTAPSEFGPGRPDDQCAGLHFWSMHPGGAHFLLADGSVRFLPYTAKDVLPLLATRAGGETAELP encoded by the coding sequence ATGACAACCTTATGTCGGCGTGCGTTCTCTCTCGTCGAATTGCTCGTTGTGATCGCGATCCTCGCGACGCTCGTCGCGCTGGCGCTCTCCGCCGTCCAGCGGGTACGCGGTGCGGCGGCCAAGACGCAGTGCGCCAACCGCCTCCGCCAGATCGGCCTGGCGCACCACCACTACCACGGTGCCCACGGCGCGTTGCCCCCCGGTGTTACGGTCGGCGGGCCGGGCGAACAGTTCAAGTACATGACGTGGCAAACACGGTTGCTTCCGTTCCTCGAACAAGAACCGGTTTGGAAGTCGGCCGTCGAGGCGTTCCGGCTCCGGCCGGACGATTTCCGGGCGTCCCCCCCGCACCTGATCGGCGTCCACATGCCCGCGTTCGTCTGCCCGTCGGACCCGCTCGCCCAACAACCCCGGACGCTCTCCGGGACCACCTTCGCCTACACCTCGTACCTCGGCGTGTCGGGCACCCGGCAGACGCGCCACGACGGCACCCTGTACGCGGACTCCAAGACCCGGTTCGCCGACATTACCGACGGGACCAGTCAAACCGTCATGGTCGGCGAACGCCCGCCCAGTACCGACGGCATTTCCGGTTGGTGGTACGCCGGCCAGGGGCAGAACGAGGACGGGTCCGCCGACTCCGTGCTGAGCACCGGCGAGCGAGCGAGTTCGTTCTTCTTCTCTGGTTGTTCGACCGCGCCGTCTGAGTTCGGCCCCGGCCGCCCGGACGACCAGTGCGCGGGGTTGCACTTCTGGTCCATGCACCCCGGCGGTGCCCACTTCCTGCTCGCCGACGGCTCGGTTCGGTTCCTGCCGTACACCGCGAAGGACGTGTTGCCGCTCCTCGCCACCCGCGCCGGCGGCGAGACGGCCGAATTGCCTTGA